From the Solea senegalensis isolate Sse05_10M linkage group LG16, IFAPA_SoseM_1, whole genome shotgun sequence genome, one window contains:
- the LOC122783466 gene encoding uncharacterized protein KIAA1522 homolog: MSNRDSLGFGDLLPQDVVQIFAQEKHGKRGHKKRSHSLGRALGWLKGKKRKDLAIRGQNPGLGPALDLALDGHSGGNQGGNKGGQKSGRQMHQHGNSQGAPKRNNDDKTPAPPLLQENVFIEASRPKYLEDLHTEAQEGLKMMQQEETSIGVEYQDNESTISTMTVQTDGEGGGFTTDSTMADTSSVVSVQSSVSTRSSRSGLTRQGSTFRPLNSGKKSEKTKRRRHRRTVAGIPHHVQRDLGLDRVGWTVAQKLEEEQLYNGETDESPTTEGPQRSAKSLKGYSAGPTDAKVIQALNQDQVKQLSATHAGHRDDLALLQRLGPDLSEGERPRSLAVPWMTTANSTQQELPSPVMSMSPQAAYMSKIIPNAVLPPSIEVVEINRGRSRNSVRTVSKSSLLLSSPAPSRASSRASSSRTTSSRASTITSASRHNHQHLSDSSCWSNSESSETLVSDSSTISGNSTPRQKKSRNGDFSSKEDKASVHSSSSKASKCTSNGVLVGKENVVKKDGQFVRSLSVMKSKKAPPPPSRSYSLHKMKRRSRDLAEVSVISVESSRQRIPPLGEENEKNTALSSPSIIDSPGYNADTSSLDDSTGSASFSPFKAQALKTEGAVNVEGPVFRDSSKQMQESLQGKKPGKVSLSSGYSSQDPTSPQLSKPPHSSSPKHKRGILAKLQKLFPGSSAGSAPSPLTQPGAPENIKNREDDMPDTVDLSPSVRALRELFNIPPPPKVHAPPPPPPEVWVHSKRSIELLLGPPVPDNIDTIIKKNPKDRRQHRHSPCLSTEGIVKSLVADRKQKNPAVTAELLHVLEGNKVNKEESVTLHAENENGKSKRLTQNVDLKGNQVVEAGEKARVSDILNGMLVKAVEKREEMLVAATREEEPRKTPTDTTQEVNIHSLVRFSPSPSPTVSQRPPQPLAKQTTVTPVKAVTSPESSWPPPPPPIAQVGVDDVDFPLPPPPFIGETVQAPPETTTISVVITEAEPQTQPLSIPPPPSYAAPAPPVQTVSPPTLKKVCPPPIEVSLSPPKVISPPPPPPPPIEISLPSTKVIAASPPKVIPPPPTEVTLSPPKGISPPPAPPPIEISLPSPKVISTSPPMVISPPPAPPIVVSITPPKVIPPPPTKEASLPPPKQVSPPSLSEEVPPPLPQTVSPSPPKELLPQPPDFFPPSPKESSPAPLKDDSPVRPKQSPLPQVQDVPCPLVIEVSPLPPKEAAALSTEEVVLLPSQENATQTSVEVVVGKMEPPKNIPPPPPVPSQLQSSEQDSDHLKEPECDTYPVSSDSILIAPQSIPPPPHIEPLHHANIVPTNSDASTTNEVPQLPAPEISIPQVPEEPAASPVVIPLPPPLPVQALTSIKSEPGAACKENQSQEVTSARVVLEEPTPIITPTLLQMVKLRSVSSTPEPHDAEEHPQVEVTMRKEQPSNQVPTISTNGEAPQKPIRKSLILLSPTSTSPPIQVTLEPALSKPQSLVAPTESLSTTPSPTKKSPPVTTISPSMNLQEAIRLRTAARSKENPASHHSLHSPKSPDLRTSPRSPSSTASFIFSKSNKKVVIETKPVSEAKTSVQNNLEVLSVTKAASEVASLAKAAKVPPPVAKKPKSKAKENETIEGTEQTAGQEAQSESIQDTAEKTNVRTSGTAEGGETAST, from the exons GTGCACCGAAGCGGAATAATGACGACAAGACCCCGGCACCGCCGCTGCTCCAGGAGAACGTCTTCATAGAAGCCAGCAGGCCCAAGTACCTGGAGGACCTTCACACCGAGGCCCAGGAGGGACTGAAAATGATGCAGCAGGAAG AAACCAGTATTGGAGTGGAGTACCAGGATAACGAGAGCACAATT tcgACAATGACTGTGCAAACGGACGGAGAAGGTGGCGGGTTTACGACGGACAGCACCATGGCCGACACGTCCTCTGTTGTCTCGGTTCAATCGTCAGTGTCCACTCGTTCGTCCCGCTCTGGACTCACACGGCAAG GATCAACATTCAGGCCCTTGAACTCtgggaaaaagtcagaaaagacaaaaaggagAAGACACAGGAGAACTGTTGCGGGAATCCCTCACCACGTTCAGAGAGATCTGG GGTTGGACAGAGTAGGCTGGACAGTGGCTCAGAAGTTAGAAGAGGAACAGCTCTATAATGGTGAAACTGATGAAAGTCCCACCACTGAAGGACCACAGCGATCCGCAAAATCACTAAAGGGATACAGCGCTGGCCCCACAGATGCTAAAGTCATCCAGGCCCTCAACCAAGACCAAGTCAAGCAACTCAGTGCCACCCATGCTGGTCATAGGGACGATCTGGCCCTGTTGCAACGCTTGGGTCCGGACttgtcagagggagagaggccGCGATCGCTGGCCGTTCCCTGGATGACGACCGCCAACAGCACCCAGCAGGAGCTGCCCAGTCCTGTCATGTCCATGTCACCGCAGGCTGCTTACATGTCCAAGATCATTCCCAATGCTGTTTTGCCGCCGTCCATCGAGGTGGTGGAAATCAACCGCGGGCGGAGTCGCAACAGCGTGCGCACCGTGAGCAAGAGCAGCCTGCTGCTCTCCAGCCCGGCACCGTCCCGCGCTTCCTCGAGGGCGTCTTCATCCAGAACCACCTCCTCCAGAGCGTCGACCATCACCTCTGCCTCTCGCCACAACCACCAGCATCTCTCTGACAGTTCTTGTTGGAGCAACTCTGAGTCGTCAGAGACGTTGGTGTCCGACTCCTCGACCATCTCAGGCAACAGCACGCCCAGACAGAAAAAGTCACGGAACGGTGATTTTTCCTCTAAGGAGGACAAAGCCAGTGTTCACTCTTCTTCCAGCAAGGCCTCCAAATGCACCTCTAATGGCGTGCTCGTCGGTAAAGAGAATGTGGTCAAAAAGGACGGGCAATTTGTGCGTAGCCTGTCTGTCATGAAATCCAAGAAGGCCCCTCCTCCGCCAAGCCGCTCCTATTCCCTTCACAAGATGAAGCGACGATCACGTGATCTGGCAGAGGTCTCTGTGATTTCAGTGGAATCTTCTCGCCAAAGAATCCCCCCCTTAGGtgaggaaaatgagaaaaatacagCACTGTCTTCACCTTCAATCATAGACAGCCCAGGCTACAATGCCGACACCAGTTCTCTGGACGACTCTACAGGCTCTGCGTCGTTCAGTCCCTTTAAAGCCCAAGCACTAAAGACGGAGGGCGCTGTAAATGTTGAAGGACCAGTTTTCAGAGATTCTTCAAAACAGATGCAGGAATCTCTCCAAGGGAAAAAGCCAGGCAAAGTATCCCTGTCCAGTGGCTACTCCAGCCAAGATCCCACATCCCCACAGCTTTCTAAACCACCCCACAGCTCATCTCCAAAACACAAGAGAGGCATCTTAGCAAAGCTTCAGAAGTTATTTCCTGGGTCTTCTGCTGGTTCAGCTCCATCGCCTCTCACACAACCAGGTGCTCCAgagaacattaaaaacagagaggaCGACATGCCTGACACAGTTGACCTCAGTCCCTCAGTGAGGGCGCTGAGAGAACTCTTCAACATCCCTCCGCCACCTAAAGTCCATGCacctccaccccctccacctGAGGTGTGGGTTCACAGTAAGCGTTCGATCGAGTTGCTTCTGGGACCTCCCGTGCCTGACAACATCGACACTATCATAAAGAAGAATCCAAAAGACCGGCGGCAGCATAGGCACTCCCCGTGTCTGTCAACCGAGGGCATTGTGAAGAGTTTAGTggcagacaggaaacagaagaatCCAGCTGTAACTGCAGAGTTACTCCACGTGTTGGAGggaaataaagtgaataaagaAGAAAGTGTGACTTTGCATGCAGAGAATGAAAACGGGAAAAGTAAAAGACTGACTCAGAATGTGGATTTGAAAGGAAATCAAGTCGTAGAAGCAGGTGAGAAGGCAAGAgtaagtgacattttaaatgggATGTTAGTGAAGGCCGTAGAGAAACGTGAAGAAATGCTGGTAGCAGCAACAAGAGAAGAAGAGCCCAGGAAGACGCCCACAGACACAACGCAAGAGGTAAATATCCATTCATTAGTACGATTTTCTCCATCCCCCTCTCCTACTGTGTCACAGCGTCCTCCCCAACCCCTCGCTAAACAGACTACAGTCACGCCGGTCAAAGCTGTTACATCCCCCGAATCATCCTGGCCCCCGCCACCTCCTCCAATAGCACAAGTGGGTGTCGATGACGTAGATTTTCCCCTTCCACCTCCCCCCTTCATTGGTGAGACTGTGCAGGCACCACCAGAGACCACAACAATATCTGTGGTGATCACAGAGGCAGAACCACAGACTCAACCACTGAGTATCCCTCCTCCACCCTCGTATGCAGCTCCCGCTCCGCCAGTTCAAACGGTGTCCCCTCCCACACTTAAAAAGGTCTGTCCACCACCTATAGAGGTCTCTCTATCACCACCTAAGGTGAtctctccaccaccaccaccaccaccgcctaTAGAGATTTCCCTACCATCAACTAAGGTTATCGCTGCATCTCCACCTAAGGTGATCCCCCCACCACCTACAGAGGTCACTCTATCACCGCCCAAGGGGATCTCTCCACCACCGGCACCACCACCTATAGAGATTTCCCTACCATCACCTAAGGTGATCTCTACATCTCCACCCATGGTGATCTCTCCACCACCGGCACCCCCTATAGTGGTATCCATAACACCACCTAAAGTGATCCCCCCACCACCAACTAAAGAGGCCTCGCTTCCACCGCCTAAACAAGTCTCTCCACCGTCACTGTCCGAAGAAGTCCCTCCTCCATTGCCTCAAACAGTCTCTCCTTCACCACCCAAAGAGTTATTACCACAACCACCTGATTTCTTTCCTCCTTCACCCAAGGAGTCCTCTCCAGCACCACTTAAAGACGATTCTCCTGTGAGGCCCAAACAGTCCCCTCTGCCTCAGGTTCAAGATGTTCCATGTCCACTGGTTATTGAGGTGTCCCCTCTGCCTCCTAAAGAGGCCGCTGCTCTATCTACCGAAGAGGTTGTTCTACTTCCTTCTCAAGAAAATGCCACTCAAACTTCTGTAGAAGTAGTTGTTGGCAAGATGGAACCACCAAAAAATATTCCACCTCCACCACCCGTACCATCACAGCTCCAGTCGTCAGAGCAGGACAGTGATCATCTGAAAGAACCAGAATGTGACACTTATCCGGTTTCATCTGACAGTATTCTCATTGCCCCTCAGAGTATCCCACCTCCGCCTCACATAGAGCCTCTGCACCATGCTAATATCGTACCCACCAACTCTGATGCTTCGACAACTAACGAGGTTCCACAGTTGCCAGCACCTGAAATCTCAATCCCACAAGTTCCTGAAGAACCTGCCGCTTCTCCAGTTGTAATCCCTTTACCTCCACCATTACCTGTACAGGCTCTTACCAGCATTAAGTCTGAGCCTGGTGCTGCATGCAAAGAAAACCAGAGCCAAGAGGTGACCTCTGCTCGTGTTGTACTGGAGGAACCTACTCCCATTATAACCCCCACCCTCTTGCAGATGGTCAAGCTGCGGTCTGTCAGCAGCACTCCTGAGCCCCATGATGCTGAAGAGCACCCACAGGTTGAGGTCACAATGAGGAAGGAGCAGCCCAGTAATCAGGTCCCAACCATATCTACCAACGGAGAAGCTCCTCAAAAGCCCATCAGAAAGTCTCTGATATTACTTTCACCCACATCCACTTCTCCGCCAATTCAAGTCACTTTAGAGCCAGCTTTATCCAAACCCCAGTCTCTTGTGGCTCCAACTGAATCTTTATCCACAACACCCTCCCCTACCAAAAAGTCTCCTCCTGTCACAACGATATCTCCGTCCATGAACCTACAGGAGGCCATCCGCCTGAGGACTGCAGCCCGATCGAAAGAGAACCCCGCGTCCCACCACAGCCTGCACTCGCCCAAGTCACCCGACCTCCGCACGTCCCCGAGGTCGCCGTCGAGCACAGCCAGTTTCATCTTCTCCAAAAGCAACAAGAAGGTGGTGATTGAGACCAAGCCGGTGTCGGAGGCCAAGACGAGTGTGCAGAACAATCTGGAGGTTCTGTCTGTAACAAAGGCGGCGAGTGAAGTAGCGTCACTGGCGAAAGCGGCCAAGGTTCCGCCGCCGGTGGCAAAGAAGCCCAAATCGAAGGCCAAAGAGAACGAGACGATCGAAGGGACGGAGCAAACTGCAGGACAGGAAGCACAGAGCGAAAGTATTCAGG ACACTGCAGAGAAGACAAACGTCAGGACGTCAGGTACTGCTGAAGGAGGAGAAACGGCTTCGACGTGA
- the si:ch211-67f13.7 gene encoding zona pellucida sperm-binding protein 3, which produces MKTKWHECILWSVLSLGLLLCCAADTYESPVTRRRSLFLKLETSQSKLATTESSPAAGGSSLTPVTTPRSMRSAESEAARVQSGFASLPDVSVTCSRSDFVVRVKAAFYGLGARAEELTLGSGCRSNGVLRPYGDFIFTYPLTACEAVREMPSGYLLYKTVLHYKPSATRFPSRAQPLDVAIECRYQRSHHVYRLAVKPTWKTVVMRKKLMGRQSDFKIELMDDSWSAPSKKQAYQLGQTVNIQVTALHLPPGGKLYISSCYTAPFSGSDPSLKYTVIDNLGCMLDSMKHPGASQFIHQTNKTLQFSLKAFQFTSDPNTGVSIHCKLSITSEDPSPAHKSCTYSVNGWTAISGDDSICECCDSQCVTPKPRRVMQAGFASSDLLFVSDQPYTAEDGSSTVAMSGEDENKAPGLRTDELNSQESLWKSTDVLKYDVEEEEEPRLTTEPDVETVIFRHGVLVEERNESEDDSSGYDTEEEEDFLEGEDEEERSGGEEGEISARLHWAQSGQKYEPLNSDEETKHSGRGEERERTRVYGVERKDDSLADVVDDEMTWYFTWR; this is translated from the exons ATGAAAACAAAGTGGCATGAGTGCATTTTGTGGAGTGTTTTATCACTtggcctcctcctctgctgtgctGCGGACACGTACGAGTCTCCGGTGACGAGAAGGAGAAGTCTCTTTTTGAAGCTGGAAACTTCACAATCCAAACTGGCAACAACAGAATCCTCACCTGCAGCCGGCGGCTCTTCATTGACACCTGTGACAACACCGCGATCCATGCGTTCAGCAGAGTCCGAGGCAGCAAGAGTCCAGTCGGGCTTTGCGTCCCTCCCGGACGTCTCTGTCACCTGCTCCAGGTCCGACTTTGTCGTGCGGGTCAAAGCGGCTTTCTACGGCCTGGGCGCGCGCGCAGAGGAGCTGACGCTGGGCAGCGGCTGCAGAAGCAACGGCGTTCTCAGGCCGTACGGTGATTTCATCTTTACCTATCCTCTGACAGCGTGTGAGGCCGTGCGCGAG ATGCCCTCTGGTTACCTGCTTTACAAAACCGTGCTGCATTACAAGCCCTCTGCAACGCGGTTCCCGAGCAGAGCGCAGCCGCTCGACGTCGCCATCGAATGTCGCTACCAAAG GAGCCATCATGTTTACCGACTGGCCGTGAAACCCACCTGGAAAACCGTGGTCATGCGTAAAAAGCTGATGGGGCGTCAGAGCGACTTCAAGATTGAGCTGATGGATG ATTCCTGGAGCGCCCCGTCCAAAAAACAGGCGTACCAGCTTGGGCAGACTGTAAATATCCAGGTCACGGCCCTGCATCTCCCCCCCGGAGGGAAACTGTACATCAGTAGCTGCTATACAGCGCCATTCAGTGGCTCCGACCCGTCCCTCAAATACACCGTCATCGACAATTTGGG GTGCATGCTGGACAGTATGAAACACCCGGGAGCCTCTCAGTTCATCCACCAGACAAACAAAACTCTGCAGTTCTCCCTAAAGGCCTTCCAGTTTACGTCTGACCCAAACACCGGG GTCAGCATTCACTGTAAATTATCCATCACGTCAGAGGATCCAAGTCCTGCGCACAAGTCCTGCACCTACAGCGTGAACGG gTGGACAGCAATCAGTGGCGACGACTCCATATGTGAATGCTGCGATTCACAATGTGTGACCCCAAAACCCCGCAGGGTCATGCAGGCAG GTTTTGCCAGCAGTGACTTGCTGTTCGTCTCCGATCAACCGTACACAGCAGAAGATGGTTCCTCCACGGTCGCCATGAGCGGAGAAGACGAGAACAAGGCACCAGGTCTGCGCACTGATGAGCTGAACAGTCAGGAGTCCCTGTGGAAAAGTACAGATGTGCTAAAGTATgatgtggaggaagaggaggagcctaGATTAACAACAGAGCCTGACGTGGAGACAGTGATTTTCAGGCACGGCGTTTTAGTGGAGGAGAGGAACGAGTCTGAAGACGATAGCTCGGGTtatgacacagaggaggaggaggacttttTAGAAggcgaggatgaggaggaaagaTCTGGGGGGGAAGAGGGCGAGATCTCTGCACGGCTTCACTGGGCGCAGTCGGGGCAAAAATACGAGCCACTGAACTCTGACGAAGAGACGAAGCATTCAGGGAGAGGTGAAGAGCGTGAGAGGACAAGAGTCTACGGTGTGGAGCGGAAGGATGACAGCCTGGCAGATGTAGTAGATGATGAGATGACTTGGTATTTCACATGGAGGTAG